Proteins from a single region of Hordeum vulgare subsp. vulgare chromosome 6H, MorexV3_pseudomolecules_assembly, whole genome shotgun sequence:
- the LOC123402780 gene encoding DNA repair protein RAD5A isoform X2 codes for MAKKSERAEQVAAVRAVLGEETPEMDIIRALHMAGDDPTKTINILLDLHHSLPPPPSPSPSPPPQPPPVQPTKPPSKSIPPPKTPAQPKPAAAAAAGKPRPKSNPAPAGGGEHWWLVGSAEMAGLSTCKGRRIAAGEPVTFSFPSSATAAAASGKGRPGRFALASCTSEIMRFSTPQHGEVGRIPNEWARCLLPLLKEGKVKVEALCKSAPEVLSIMDTVLLSASIYINSSMFRDQKQSPPKATRAATEDSTFHPLPALFKVIGITPFMKAAFTPEDLYSRKRPIERKSSNGEPATKLTSEKMKLSSSGNEDDHAEGTVSDSDLDVIIGISDSSALEERDPPEALQCDLRPYQKQALHWMLQLEKGSCSQDAATTLHPCWEAYKLDDKREFVLYLNVFSGDATTEFPSTLQLARGGILADAMGLGKTIMTISLLLSDSSKGCVTTQHSSQISGEASGLGETPIQSVDSVKSLASPFSFSKLRKPKAPLIGGGNLVICPMTLLSQWKAEIEAHTKPNSLNIYVHYGQSRPKEASFIGQNDIVLTTYGVVASEFSTESSTENGGLYSVHWFRIVLDEAHMIKSSKSLISQAAAALTADRRWCLTGTPIQNNLEDLYSLFRFLKVEPWRNWALWNKLVQKPFEEGDERGLKLVQTILKPVMLRRTKNSTDKEGRPILTLPPANIEVKYCDLSESEKDFYEALFRRSKVKFDQFVEQGKVLHNYAPILELLLRLRQCCDHPFLVMSRGDTQEFADLNKLAKRFLRGGNSTVNGDSSSRPSKAYIEEVVQELQKGEGECPICLEAFEDAVLTPCAHRLCRECILSSWQSPAAGLCPVCRKSTTKQDLITAPTNSRFQIDVEKNWVESSKISFLLQELESLRSSGAKSIVFSQWTAFLDLLEIPLSR; via the exons ATGGCGAAGAAGAGCGAGAGGGCGGAGCAGGTGGCGGCGGTGCGCGCGGTGCTCGGCGAGGAGACGCCGGAGATGGACATCATCCGCGCGCtccacatggccggcgacgacccCACCAAGACCATCAACATCCTCCTCGACCTCCACCAcagcctgccgccgccgccgtcgccgtccccgtcGCCCCCACCCCAGCCTCCGCCCGTCCAACCCACCAAACCCCCCAGCAAATCGATCCCGCCGCCCAAAACCCCCGCGCAGCCGAagcccgcggcggcggcggcggcagggaaacCTAGGCCCAAGTCCAACCCCGCGCccgccggcggcggcgagcactGGTGGCTGGTGGGGAGCGCCGAGATGGCCGGCCTGTCCACCTGCAAGGGCAGGCGCATCGCCGCCGGGGAACCGGTCACCTTCTCGTTCCCCAGCTCCGCGACCGCAGCCGCCGCATCGGGCAAGGGCCGCCCTGGTCGCTTTGCCCTCGCTTCCTGCACCTCGGAGATTATGCGCTTCTCAACCCCGCAACACGGGGAG GTCGGTCGTATCCCCAACGAGTGGGCGCGGTGTCTGCTACCCCTTCTCAAGGAGGGGAAGGTCAAAGTCGAGGCCCTGTGCAAATCCGCTCCTGAGGTTCTTAGCATCATGGACACTGTCCTCTTGTCTGCTAG CATATATATCAACAGCTCCATGTTCCGTGACCAAAAGCAGTCACCGCCCAAGGCAACACGTGCTGCTACGGAGGACTCCACATTCCATCCACTCCCCGCACTTTTCAAAGTCATCGGGATTACCCCTTTTATGAAG GCAGCATTTACTCCCGAGGATCTCTATTCCAGAAAGCGACCAATTGAAAGAAAG AGCAGTAACGGGGAGCCAGCCACAAAGTTGACATCTGAGAAAATGAAATTATCTTCTAGCGGAAATGAAGATGACCATGCTGAGGGAACTGTTTCAGATTCAGATTTGGATGTTATAATTGGAATCTCAGACAGTTCTGCATTGGAG GAGAGGGATCCACCTGAGGCTCTGCAGTGCGATCTGCGCCCTTATCAGAAGCAGGCCCTTCATTGGATGCTGCAGCTTGAGAAAGGCAGTTGCTCCCAGGATGCAGCTACAACCCTTCACCCTTGTTGGGAGGCATATAAGCTTGATGACAA GAGGGAATTTGTTTTGTACTTGAATGTATTTTCAGGGGATGCCACTACTGAATTTCCTAGTACATTACAGCTTGCTAGAGGAGGG ATACTGGCAGATGCAATGGGACTAGGAAAGACTATCATGACGATAAGTCTTCTTCTTTCTGATTCTAGCAAAGGATGCGTCACAACTCAGCATAGTAGTCAGATCTCTGGAGAAGCTAGTGGGCTGGGTGAAACTCCTATTCAGTCCGTTGATTCCGTGAAGAGTCTAgctagccctttttcttttagcAAGCTCAGGAAACCTAAGGCCCCACTGATTGGAGGTGGAAATCTAGTTATCTGCCCGATGACACTACTGAGTCAGTGGAAG GCAGAGATTGAAGCTCATACAAAACCGAATTCTTTGAATATATATGTTCATTATGGCCAAAGCAGACCAAAGGAAGCAAGCTTTATTGGTCAGAATGATATTGTCCTGACCACCTATGGTGTCGTGGCATCAGAATTTTCAACTGAG AGTTCTACAGAAAATGGTGGCCTCTACTCTGTTCACTGGTTTAGAATTGTGCTTGATGAGGCGCACATGATAAAGTCATCTAAAAGTTTAATATCCCAAGCTGCTGCTGCTCTTACTGCTGATCGGCGTTGGTGTCTTACTGGTACACCAATTCAG AACAACTTGGAGGATCTATACAGCCTTTTTAGGTTTCTGAAGGTTGAACCATGGAGAAACTGGGCCCT GTGGAATAAACTTGTACAAAAACCATTTGAAGAAGGTGACGAAAGAGGCTTAAAGCTAGTGCAGACCATTTTAAAGCCAGTAATGTTGAGGAGAACTAAAAATAGCACAGACAAGGAGGGCAG ACCAATCCTTACTCTACCCCCGGCGAATATTGAAGTGAAATATTGTGATCTATCAGAGTCTGAGAAGGACTTCTATGAAGCTCTGTTTCGACGATCTAAG GTGAAATTTGACCAGTTTGTGGAGCAAGGTAAGGTCCTGCACAATTATGCTCCAATCCTGGAGTTGCTTTTGCGCCTTAGGCAATGTTGTGATCATCCATTTCTTGTTATGAG CCGTGGAGATACACAGGAGTTTGCAGACCTCAATAAGCTTGCAAAGCGCTTCCTGCGTGGTGGTAATAGTACTGTTAATGGGGATTCTTCTTCCCGTCCCTCTAAGGCTTACATTGAAGAGGTTGTCCAAGAACTGCAGAAAGGTGAGGGGGAATGCCCTATTTGCCTGGAAGCCTTTGAGGATGCTGTGTTAACTCCCTGTGCTCACCGTTTATGCCGAGAGTGTATTTTGTCTAGTTGGCAGAGTCCAGCAGCAGGTCTTTGTCCTGTTTGTAG AAAGTCGACGACCAAGCAAGATCTGATTACTGCTCCAACTAACAGTCGCTTCCAAATTGATGTTGAGAAGAACTGGGTTGAATCTTCGAAGATATCTTTTCTTCTACAGGAATTAGAATCTCTTCGCAGTTCAGGCGCCAAGAGTATCGTGTTTAGTCAGTGGACTGCATTTCTAGATCTCCTGGAAATTCCACTTTCCAGGTAA
- the LOC123402780 gene encoding DNA repair protein RAD5A isoform X1, with product MAKKSERAEQVAAVRAVLGEETPEMDIIRALHMAGDDPTKTINILLDLHHSLPPPPSPSPSPPPQPPPVQPTKPPSKSIPPPKTPAQPKPAAAAAAGKPRPKSNPAPAGGGEHWWLVGSAEMAGLSTCKGRRIAAGEPVTFSFPSSATAAAASGKGRPGRFALASCTSEIMRFSTPQHGEVGRIPNEWARCLLPLLKEGKVKVEALCKSAPEVLSIMDTVLLSASIYINSSMFRDQKQSPPKATRAATEDSTFHPLPALFKVIGITPFMKAAFTPEDLYSRKRPIERKSSNGEPATKLTSEKMKLSSSGNEDDHAEGTVSDSDLDVIIGISDSSALEERDPPEALQCDLRPYQKQALHWMLQLEKGSCSQDAATTLHPCWEAYKLDDKREFVLYLNVFSGDATTEFPSTLQLARGGILADAMGLGKTIMTISLLLSDSSKGCVTTQHSSQISGEASGLGETPIQSVDSVKSLASPFSFSKLRKPKAPLIGGGNLVICPMTLLSQWKAEIEAHTKPNSLNIYVHYGQSRPKEASFIGQNDIVLTTYGVVASEFSTESSTENGGLYSVHWFRIVLDEAHMIKSSKSLISQAAAALTADRRWCLTGTPIQNNLEDLYSLFRFLKVEPWRNWALWNKLVQKPFEEGDERGLKLVQTILKPVMLRRTKNSTDKEGRPILTLPPANIEVKYCDLSESEKDFYEALFRRSKVKFDQFVEQGKVLHNYAPILELLLRLRQCCDHPFLVMSRGDTQEFADLNKLAKRFLRGGNSTVNGDSSSRPSKAYIEEVVQELQKGEGECPICLEAFEDAVLTPCAHRLCRECILSSWQSPAAGLCPVCRKSTTKQDLITAPTNSRFQIDVEKNWVESSKISFLLQELESLRSSGAKSIVFSQWTAFLDLLEIPLSRHGISFTRLDGTLNLQQREKVIREFSEDKRILVLLMSLKAGGVGINLTAASNAFVMDPWWNPAVEEQAVMRIHRIGQTKSVSIKRLIVKGTVEERMEAVQARKQRMISGALTDQEFRTARLEELKMLFS from the exons ATGGCGAAGAAGAGCGAGAGGGCGGAGCAGGTGGCGGCGGTGCGCGCGGTGCTCGGCGAGGAGACGCCGGAGATGGACATCATCCGCGCGCtccacatggccggcgacgacccCACCAAGACCATCAACATCCTCCTCGACCTCCACCAcagcctgccgccgccgccgtcgccgtccccgtcGCCCCCACCCCAGCCTCCGCCCGTCCAACCCACCAAACCCCCCAGCAAATCGATCCCGCCGCCCAAAACCCCCGCGCAGCCGAagcccgcggcggcggcggcggcagggaaacCTAGGCCCAAGTCCAACCCCGCGCccgccggcggcggcgagcactGGTGGCTGGTGGGGAGCGCCGAGATGGCCGGCCTGTCCACCTGCAAGGGCAGGCGCATCGCCGCCGGGGAACCGGTCACCTTCTCGTTCCCCAGCTCCGCGACCGCAGCCGCCGCATCGGGCAAGGGCCGCCCTGGTCGCTTTGCCCTCGCTTCCTGCACCTCGGAGATTATGCGCTTCTCAACCCCGCAACACGGGGAG GTCGGTCGTATCCCCAACGAGTGGGCGCGGTGTCTGCTACCCCTTCTCAAGGAGGGGAAGGTCAAAGTCGAGGCCCTGTGCAAATCCGCTCCTGAGGTTCTTAGCATCATGGACACTGTCCTCTTGTCTGCTAG CATATATATCAACAGCTCCATGTTCCGTGACCAAAAGCAGTCACCGCCCAAGGCAACACGTGCTGCTACGGAGGACTCCACATTCCATCCACTCCCCGCACTTTTCAAAGTCATCGGGATTACCCCTTTTATGAAG GCAGCATTTACTCCCGAGGATCTCTATTCCAGAAAGCGACCAATTGAAAGAAAG AGCAGTAACGGGGAGCCAGCCACAAAGTTGACATCTGAGAAAATGAAATTATCTTCTAGCGGAAATGAAGATGACCATGCTGAGGGAACTGTTTCAGATTCAGATTTGGATGTTATAATTGGAATCTCAGACAGTTCTGCATTGGAG GAGAGGGATCCACCTGAGGCTCTGCAGTGCGATCTGCGCCCTTATCAGAAGCAGGCCCTTCATTGGATGCTGCAGCTTGAGAAAGGCAGTTGCTCCCAGGATGCAGCTACAACCCTTCACCCTTGTTGGGAGGCATATAAGCTTGATGACAA GAGGGAATTTGTTTTGTACTTGAATGTATTTTCAGGGGATGCCACTACTGAATTTCCTAGTACATTACAGCTTGCTAGAGGAGGG ATACTGGCAGATGCAATGGGACTAGGAAAGACTATCATGACGATAAGTCTTCTTCTTTCTGATTCTAGCAAAGGATGCGTCACAACTCAGCATAGTAGTCAGATCTCTGGAGAAGCTAGTGGGCTGGGTGAAACTCCTATTCAGTCCGTTGATTCCGTGAAGAGTCTAgctagccctttttcttttagcAAGCTCAGGAAACCTAAGGCCCCACTGATTGGAGGTGGAAATCTAGTTATCTGCCCGATGACACTACTGAGTCAGTGGAAG GCAGAGATTGAAGCTCATACAAAACCGAATTCTTTGAATATATATGTTCATTATGGCCAAAGCAGACCAAAGGAAGCAAGCTTTATTGGTCAGAATGATATTGTCCTGACCACCTATGGTGTCGTGGCATCAGAATTTTCAACTGAG AGTTCTACAGAAAATGGTGGCCTCTACTCTGTTCACTGGTTTAGAATTGTGCTTGATGAGGCGCACATGATAAAGTCATCTAAAAGTTTAATATCCCAAGCTGCTGCTGCTCTTACTGCTGATCGGCGTTGGTGTCTTACTGGTACACCAATTCAG AACAACTTGGAGGATCTATACAGCCTTTTTAGGTTTCTGAAGGTTGAACCATGGAGAAACTGGGCCCT GTGGAATAAACTTGTACAAAAACCATTTGAAGAAGGTGACGAAAGAGGCTTAAAGCTAGTGCAGACCATTTTAAAGCCAGTAATGTTGAGGAGAACTAAAAATAGCACAGACAAGGAGGGCAG ACCAATCCTTACTCTACCCCCGGCGAATATTGAAGTGAAATATTGTGATCTATCAGAGTCTGAGAAGGACTTCTATGAAGCTCTGTTTCGACGATCTAAG GTGAAATTTGACCAGTTTGTGGAGCAAGGTAAGGTCCTGCACAATTATGCTCCAATCCTGGAGTTGCTTTTGCGCCTTAGGCAATGTTGTGATCATCCATTTCTTGTTATGAG CCGTGGAGATACACAGGAGTTTGCAGACCTCAATAAGCTTGCAAAGCGCTTCCTGCGTGGTGGTAATAGTACTGTTAATGGGGATTCTTCTTCCCGTCCCTCTAAGGCTTACATTGAAGAGGTTGTCCAAGAACTGCAGAAAGGTGAGGGGGAATGCCCTATTTGCCTGGAAGCCTTTGAGGATGCTGTGTTAACTCCCTGTGCTCACCGTTTATGCCGAGAGTGTATTTTGTCTAGTTGGCAGAGTCCAGCAGCAGGTCTTTGTCCTGTTTGTAG AAAGTCGACGACCAAGCAAGATCTGATTACTGCTCCAACTAACAGTCGCTTCCAAATTGATGTTGAGAAGAACTGGGTTGAATCTTCGAAGATATCTTTTCTTCTACAGGAATTAGAATCTCTTCGCAGTTCAGGCGCCAAGAGTATCGTGTTTAGTCAGTGGACTGCATTTCTAGATCTCCTGGAAATTCCACTTTCCAG ACATGGCATCTCATTTACCAGACTGGACGGGACCTTAAATCTTCAGCAGAGAGAGAAAGTAATCCGTGAATTTTCTGAGGACAAACGAATTCTG GTTTTACTTATGTCTCTGAAGGCTGGTGGTGTTGGAATAAACCTCACTGCTGCCTCTAACGCGTTTGTCATG GACCCTTGGTGGAATCCTGCTGTTGAAGAACAAGCTGTCATGCGCATCCATCGAATTGGTCAAACAAAGAGTGTTTCTATCAAAAGGTTAATTGTCAAG GGTACTGTCGAGGAACGAATGGAGGCTGTGCAGGCCCGTAAGCAGCGAATGATTTCTGGAGCGTTGACGGACCAAGAATTCCGCACAGCACGTCTAGAAGAACTGAAGATGCTCTTCTCTTGA